The following proteins are encoded in a genomic region of Corticium candelabrum chromosome 19, ooCorCand1.1, whole genome shotgun sequence:
- the LOC134194724 gene encoding poly(rC)-binding protein 3-like isoform X2 → MATESNSDDAGSTSGAPADAAGEAKMEPASSLPNASFPATAPTLTLRLLMMQKDVGSIIGKSGATVKTFREESGARINISDAGSAERIVTISGPADCIFKAVSFIAKKFEEDHRVAVAATNAPIPPVSFRLVMPASQCGPLIGKKGTKIKEIRDVTSASVQVASEMLPGSTERTVTISGTPDSITQCIYQICCVMLEHPPKGPTIPYRPRTSPPVNSLLLPGLPLHLADPTHAVAVTQFGLPPPELPSVTAHSHGIPPLLPPASPYAHAAAAVAASAMQTTTTQTINIPNDLIGCLIGKRGAKITEIRQLSGAQIKISDPIQGVSHREVTICGSPDRVQLAQYLINNRIHSEVNAPLAGSPLGPPMSPLLPPTSL, encoded by the exons ATGGCTACTGAAAGCAACAGCGATGACGCAGGGTCGACAAGTGGAGCACCAGCAGATGCGGCCGGTGAAGCCAAAATGGAGCCCGCCTCTTCATTGCCGAACGCTTCCTTTCCAGCGACAGCCCCCACATTGACATTGAGGCTGCTCATGATGCAGAAG GATGTTGGCAGTATTATTGGCAAGAGTGGAGCAACTGTGAAAACGTTCCGAGAAGAG AGTGGAGCAAGAATTAACATCTCAGATGCTGGGAGTGCTGAACG GATTGTGACCATCAGTGGACCAGCAGACTGCATCTTCAAGGCTGTTTCTTTCATTGCCAAGAAATTTGAAGAG GATCATCGCGTTGCAGTGGCTGCCACCAATGCTCCCATTCCTCCAGTTTCATTTCGGCTGGTTATGCCTGCAAGTCAGTGTGGCCCTCTTATTGGTAAAAAAGGAACCAAGATCAAGGAGATTCGAGATGTGACTAGTGCATCTGTACAG GTGGCTAGTGAGATGCTTCCCGGTTCAACAGAAAGAACAGTCACTATTTCGGGAACTCCTGATTCGATCACTCAATGTATTTATCAGATATGCTGTGTCATGCTTGAG CATCCGCCCAAGGGACCCACAATTCCATACCGGCCTCGAACAAGTCCTCCTGTGAACTCCCTTCTTCTGCCTGGTCTT CCTCTACATCTTGCCGATCCTACTCATGCTGTTGCAGTGACACAATTTGGACTTCCCCCTCCAGAG CTTCCTTCAGTGACGGCTCATTCCCATGGCATCCCACCGTTGCTACCGCCTGCCTCACCATATGCTCATGCTGCAGCAG CCGTGGCCGCGTCTGCCATGCAGACTACTACTACACAAACCATCAACATTCCTAATGAT CTGATTGGTTGTCTGATTGGCAAAAGGGGTGCAAAGATAACTGAAATAAG GCAGCTATCTGGTGCCCAAATCAAGATATCTGACCCAATACAAGGTGTTTCTCACAGAGAGGTAACAATATGTGGATCTCCAGACAGGGTTCAACTTGCtcagtatttaattaacaaccg GATACATTCCGAAGTAAATGCGCCTTTGGCTGGTTCTCCTCTTGGTCCACCCATGTCTCCTCTGCTTCCACCTACGTCTCTGTGA
- the LOC134194724 gene encoding poly(rC)-binding protein 3-like isoform X1, with the protein MATESNSDDAGSTSGAPADAAGEAKMEPASSLPNASFPATAPTLTLRLLMMQKDVGSIIGKSGATVKTFREESGARINISDAGSAERIVTISGPADCIFKAVSFIAKKFEEDHRVAVAATNAPIPPVSFRLVMPASQCGPLIGKKGTKIKEIRDVTSASVQVASEMLPGSTERTVTISGTPDSITQCIYQICCVMLEHPPKGPTIPYRPRTSPPVNSLLLPGLPLHLADPTHAVAVTQFGLPPPELPSVTAHSHGIPPLLPPASPYAHAAAAAVAASAMQTTTTQTINIPNDLIGCLIGKRGAKITEIRQLSGAQIKISDPIQGVSHREVTICGSPDRVQLAQYLINNRIHSEVNAPLAGSPLGPPMSPLLPPTSL; encoded by the exons ATGGCTACTGAAAGCAACAGCGATGACGCAGGGTCGACAAGTGGAGCACCAGCAGATGCGGCCGGTGAAGCCAAAATGGAGCCCGCCTCTTCATTGCCGAACGCTTCCTTTCCAGCGACAGCCCCCACATTGACATTGAGGCTGCTCATGATGCAGAAG GATGTTGGCAGTATTATTGGCAAGAGTGGAGCAACTGTGAAAACGTTCCGAGAAGAG AGTGGAGCAAGAATTAACATCTCAGATGCTGGGAGTGCTGAACG GATTGTGACCATCAGTGGACCAGCAGACTGCATCTTCAAGGCTGTTTCTTTCATTGCCAAGAAATTTGAAGAG GATCATCGCGTTGCAGTGGCTGCCACCAATGCTCCCATTCCTCCAGTTTCATTTCGGCTGGTTATGCCTGCAAGTCAGTGTGGCCCTCTTATTGGTAAAAAAGGAACCAAGATCAAGGAGATTCGAGATGTGACTAGTGCATCTGTACAG GTGGCTAGTGAGATGCTTCCCGGTTCAACAGAAAGAACAGTCACTATTTCGGGAACTCCTGATTCGATCACTCAATGTATTTATCAGATATGCTGTGTCATGCTTGAG CATCCGCCCAAGGGACCCACAATTCCATACCGGCCTCGAACAAGTCCTCCTGTGAACTCCCTTCTTCTGCCTGGTCTT CCTCTACATCTTGCCGATCCTACTCATGCTGTTGCAGTGACACAATTTGGACTTCCCCCTCCAGAG CTTCCTTCAGTGACGGCTCATTCCCATGGCATCCCACCGTTGCTACCGCCTGCCTCACCATATGCTCATGCTGCAGCAG CAGCCGTGGCCGCGTCTGCCATGCAGACTACTACTACACAAACCATCAACATTCCTAATGAT CTGATTGGTTGTCTGATTGGCAAAAGGGGTGCAAAGATAACTGAAATAAG GCAGCTATCTGGTGCCCAAATCAAGATATCTGACCCAATACAAGGTGTTTCTCACAGAGAGGTAACAATATGTGGATCTCCAGACAGGGTTCAACTTGCtcagtatttaattaacaaccg GATACATTCCGAAGTAAATGCGCCTTTGGCTGGTTCTCCTCTTGGTCCACCCATGTCTCCTCTGCTTCCACCTACGTCTCTGTGA